The bacterium sequence TCTTTATGCCAGCGGTAATAAGTTGCCCTGCTTATTCCCGCTTTTTCACAAGCGTATTGAATGATTGGAGTTTTCTTCAGCTGTTCGATCAATCCATCTTTTTCTTTCTTTTGGCGTTCAAAAATTGTTTCGTTCATAAAATTTTCATTCCTTTCTGGCCTGTAAGTTTCTCCCAGCGTTTTTTAATTACTTCGGCATACACGGGTGATTTTTCCATGATGTAACAACGGCGCTTCATTTTTGTTGCTGCGATGAGAGTTGAACCGCTCCCACCAAATGGCTCAACAACAAGGTCGCCTCTTTTTGTGAGCACTTTTATGTAGGGGATTAATATTTCAACTGGTTTGGTTCCAAACACTACCCCTTGTCCAGAATGTTTTTCATCGCTAGCGTTATATTCGATGAAATCCGTCGGCATTATCTTCTTGCCTTTTTTGTACCCTTCCCAGTGAGGTTTTCCAGAAATGGCGTAGAGTGCCGTTTCGTATTCTTCTTGTAGGCCATCTTGTTCGGGTGTATAATTAAATTCGAGATCAGTACTTTTACTTGCCCCAACCATCGCGATATCGTGCTTGGAAAAAAACTTATACTTCGCAGAGAATCCCTGATGTCGATTCGGCAAGTGCCACACGATCATGTTCTTTACCCTCCAATGTTTTTCCATCTCACCCCAAATCTCACGAATATTTTTCCATAATTCGTAGACAATGATAGAGAAACTAGGTTTTTGGATTTCTGCTATGTTATTCATCCAGAGTTCAGTAAAGTCTGGAGGCAGGGAATCTGTTTCGAGATACTGCCGGTCGCGTTTGTAACCAAAACCTTTCGTTGCCGTTCCGTGTTTGGTTTTACCGTGAAGGTAATCCAAAATGTAAGGTGGGTCCGTCAGGCACATATCGGCTTTTTCCCCGTTCATTAGTTTGAAAACATCTTCTTTTATGGTGGAATCTCCAACCATGAGCCGGCTTTCTCCGAGCTGTACGACATCACCCTTCTTTAGCTCAATTTCCTTGATATCCAGTTTGGCGAGTTCTTTTTGCAGATCAAATTCTTCAGGCGTATCGTCTACTTCAAAGATTTGATCTATTTCTTCACTCGAAAAACCGATGCCTGCTAACAGATTTGGATCGAACTCTGCGAGTAAATCTAGATCGAATTCACCTGCATTTTTATTTAAGCGAATATTCAGTTCTTTTTCTTTTTCCTGATCTGGTATGTTTACAAAAACCACAGGTACGGTTTTTTCGCCGAGTTCCTTCAACGATTGAATGCGCATATGTCCACCGATAAGCACATTCTCACGTCCAGCTCCGCAGTTCACTATAACTGGGTCAACAGCACCAAAACGGCGAATACTTTCTTTTAAGTTTTCCATCGCTTCAGGTGTCCACTTGCGAGGATTGTATACGCTTGGCTTGAGTTGGCTGATGTCTACATAAGTGATATCAATTTTCTGATTTTGGTTAGACTTTAAATTTTTCATCGTATTATTTCTTACAGATAAAAATGGAGTGTTATTAAAACACCTTTGATCTGTATTTTTTGTCTAACAAAAAAACTGATCAGTAGGATCAAGCAATCAAGCTTGATTTCACTGAACAGTCCATTCGTTTTTTTCGCCGGTCGAGGCGTACTGTTCGACCACTTACTCTATTTCTATGACTTCGAAAAGATCAACTACCCTCGCATTATATAACCACCCAAAAAGATGTCAATAGAGTGTTGATTTTTGGCTTAAACGAGCATATTCTATGAGTTAAAGGGGTATTTTATTCTAAATAAAATTTCTGTAGAAATGTCATGAAACTGTCGGATATTGAAAAAAGGGATGTAATCAAATACTTGGAAGCTGGGAAGCCACTGCCGGAGAAGTATCGTTTTTTGCTGTTTGACGATGACCGTGAAGTTGAGCTTGTTTGGAATGGGAAAACAAATGAAGTGACAAATGTGGTTCTACCTTTTCAAGTGATAGAACAAATAGACGAGCCGAGGAGTGATGGAAAGATTAATATGCAAAATACACTTTTCGATACTTCTGGAAGACAGATTTCTGGTTGGACTAACAAGTTAATTTGGGGTGATAACAAACTCATTCTTTCTTCGCTTAAAAACGGCCCATTGCGAAAAGAAATAGAAGCGCAGGGTGGTTTGAAATTGATTTATATTGATCCTCCATTTGATGTGGGTGCGGATTTTTCAATGAATATTGAAATTGGTGAAGAGTCTTTTACAAAAAAGCCTTCAGTGATTGAAGAAATTGCTTTTCGTGATACTTGGGGGAATGGCGCTGATAGCTTCATTGCAATGATTTATGAGCGATTAAAATTGATGTATGACCTATTAGCGGATGATGGAAGTATTTATGTGCATTGCGACTGGAGAGTGAATAGCTACATGCGTCTAGTGTTAGATGAGATTTTCGGAAAGAATAATTTCAGAAACGAAATAATTTGGTATTATTACAATAAAATGCAAGGGAATGTGGGTCGTTTTGCCTCAAATCACGATACGATTATTTGGTACTCAAAGACTAATAAATATAAATTTTTACCAATTAGAGAGAAGCGGGAGCAAATGGTGAAACAAATAAAAAGAGTATGGGATAAGAACACTAGTAAACTTGTGAATGCGAAAGACGAAAATGGTCATGTTATTTATATTGAGGCTACAGAACGAACAATTGACGATGTCTGGCGGATTTCGATGCTACAACCAGCAGATAAGACTCAGAATTTAGAGTATCCAACACAAAAGCCAGAAGCACTTATTGAAAGAATTATAAGAGCCTCTTCAAATGAAGGCGATCTTGTCGCCGACTTTTTCTGTGGCTCGGGATCGACCATTGCTGTTGCAGAAAAACTTGGAAGAAAATGGATCGGATCTGATTTGGGAAAATTTGGTATTCATACTTCTAGAAAGAGAATGGTTGGAGTGCAGAGAGAACTAAAAAAAGCAAGTAAGGATTTTCGCGCATTTGAAGTATTAAACGTGGGGAGATATGAACGTGAAAATTATCTATCCGTAAATGATGATTTGCGTGCAGAGGAAAAAGCCAAACAAGCAGAAAGAAAAGAAAAAGAATTTGTGAAATTAATTATATCGGCATATAAGGCGGAATCAGTAGAATCGTTTGTGAATATTGTAGGCAAGAAAAGAGATCGTTTGGTGGCAGTGGGTCCAATAAATATGCCGGTTTCCTCAAAACTAGTGCAAGACATTGTGACGGAGTGTAAAGAAAAAGGAATTACTAAAATTGATGTTCTTGGCTTCGATTATGAGATGGGCTTGGATTTTTCAGAATATAAAGATCATGGAATTGATATTGCTTTTCGGATTATTCCAAGAGAAGTATTTGATAAAAAAGTAGTTGAAAAAGGGCAAGTAAAATTTTATGATGTGGCATTTATTGAAGTTAAGTCAATTGTTAAAGGCGGAAAAAACAATAAAGAAGTAGCGATTGAGCTTACTGACTTTTCTGTTTTCTATAATCAAGACGATTCGGGGGAAATAGCGGAAGCGTTGCGACCGGGCGCGTCAAAGATCGTTGTGGAAGACGGGCAAGTCGTAAAAATTTCAAAAGATAAAAAAAGTGAGGAAATTTCAAAAGAAATTTTAACAAAAAAATGGAGCGATTGGATTGACTATTGGGCTGTGGACTTCGATTTTGCTAGTAGAAAAGAAATAATCAAAGTTATGGAAAATGGCAAGGAAAAAGAAGTCTGGACTGGCGATTATATTTTCGATAACGAATGGCAGAGTTTTAGAACAAAAAAGAACAGAAATCTGGATCTCATTTCCGCGTTCAAGCCTGTACCAAAAGGAAACTACAAAGTCGCGGTTAAAGTCGTAGATATTTTTGGAAACGACACGACAAAAGTAATTGAGGTTAGGGTTTGAAATTATGAATCTAAATTACCAATTGATTAAAAAAGAAGTTAATGGAATTGATAAGAAACTTGCAACACAAGCCAAGGCTCATGACGACGGAAAGAAATTTTCGTTGTTGGTGTTAAAAAAACTGTCTGGATACAGAGGGCAGAAATTATTAAAATTTTATTCAGACAGCGGTGGTGATCATCAAATAGACTCAGTTTATCTGTATGAAGGTAAAGATGAATTAGTAATCAATATTGTCACGTGTATTTTTAGTTCTAAACCTCAAGCTACGTTTTCGGATAAAGATATAACAGATTTTATTATTGGTCTGCACTATTTGTTGTTTGGAGGAGATGCTCCGGTGGATATAAACGAAAAAATAAAGGAAATAAAATCAGAAATCGATGAGCAAAAAGAATCTTACGAAAACAATTACTCAGTAAGTGTTAAATTTGTTTCAAGTGCTGATGTGGTATTGAATCATGATAGTAAAGCTCAAATGACAAAGTTTCAGAATGAAATAACCACATCGGGTATAGATTTTTCTTTTGAGGAAATAAATGGTCAAAATATTTCCGCAATGTTTTCTTCTAGAGTTGTTCTGAAAACGGCGATTCCAATAAAACTATCAGGAAGATCATATTATCCACTTACCGCAAAAGAAGGGTTTATATGTAGATTGCCAGTGAATGAATTAATAAAAATTTACTTTGGATTTAAAGACGGTTTAAAGGATTACAAAGGATATGGCGACTATCTATTCACGGATAATATTAGAAAAGATTTGGGTATAGAGAGAAAAATTAATCAAAAAATTTACGAAACGGCTACTGATGATGCCGCGTCGGAAGAATTCGAGTATTTTAATAACGGTTTAACGATTCTTTACGATGAAATTTCTGGTGCTGTGACAGGAGATAGTCCGTCAATATATTTAAAAGGACTGCAGGTTGTAAATGGATGCCAAACGGTAAATACTTTAATTAGGGCACATAATGATGGTAAGCTTTCTGAAAGTATTTATATTACTTGTAGATTTATTAAGCGCACGGATGATCAAAAATTTGTTCAGTCTGTTATAACTTACACAAACTCGCAAAATGCGATTTCTGAGAGAGATTTACATTCCAATGATCCAGTCCAGTATAATATTCAGACCTTGTTGGACAAGTATCATGTATTTTATGAACGCAAACTGAATGAATTCAAGGATGTCTCGGAAACAGCATTGATAATTGATGCTCTCGATGCTGCACAGGCCTATCTTTGTTGTGAACTTAAAAGACCAAACAAGGCGAAGCAGGAAAAGAGGAAATTATTTGGTGTTCTTTATGAGGAGATATTTGATTCTAAGAAGTCTGATCTGGCGCATCGATTGCTTATTTCACACTTGGTCTTGGATGCTGTTTTGGTGAGACAGGCTGAACATAGACAGAAGAAACTAAAGACAAAAAAAGCAGGAAAGACTCCAAAATATAAGATAGATGATCTTGTCATTTCACATGGTTCATATCACATAGCGGCAAGATTGTATCAAAAGTGGTTTGGGGCTGATTCAGATTTAGAAAAAACCGCAAAGAATAAGAAGTTACCAAAGTGCTTCAACGAAGACTATAAAAAGACGATAGAAGAAATCGCTATGACAATTGAAAAATCTGGAACACAACGCGAAGATATACCAAAATATTTCAAAGCAAACCACTTATTATAATATTATGGCACTTCATAAAGATTTCCCAAAAGATCCATACGCAATATTAGACCCGAGCATTCGGTGGTTTCCCGCTGATGAAGACTTGCGTGATAAGGGATATGAAAAGCTCTTACCACCCTTAGTCGCTGATTTGCGTAAAAGAGTTAAAGAATGGCGCGAAAAACATTATGAAGGTGCTAGTGAGACTTCAAAATCACTTCTTAATT is a genomic window containing:
- a CDS encoding AIPR family protein, which gives rise to MNLNYQLIKKEVNGIDKKLATQAKAHDDGKKFSLLVLKKLSGYRGQKLLKFYSDSGGDHQIDSVYLYEGKDELVINIVTCIFSSKPQATFSDKDITDFIIGLHYLLFGGDAPVDINEKIKEIKSEIDEQKESYENNYSVSVKFVSSADVVLNHDSKAQMTKFQNEITTSGIDFSFEEINGQNISAMFSSRVVLKTAIPIKLSGRSYYPLTAKEGFICRLPVNELIKIYFGFKDGLKDYKGYGDYLFTDNIRKDLGIERKINQKIYETATDDAASEEFEYFNNGLTILYDEISGAVTGDSPSIYLKGLQVVNGCQTVNTLIRAHNDGKLSESIYITCRFIKRTDDQKFVQSVITYTNSQNAISERDLHSNDPVQYNIQTLLDKYHVFYERKLNEFKDVSETALIIDALDAAQAYLCCELKRPNKAKQEKRKLFGVLYEEIFDSKKSDLAHRLLISHLVLDAVLVRQAEHRQKKLKTKKAGKTPKYKIDDLVISHGSYHIAARLYQKWFGADSDLEKTAKNKKLPKCFNEDYKKTIEEIAMTIEKSGTQREDIPKYFKANHLL
- a CDS encoding site-specific DNA-methyltransferase, with translation MKLSDIEKRDVIKYLEAGKPLPEKYRFLLFDDDREVELVWNGKTNEVTNVVLPFQVIEQIDEPRSDGKINMQNTLFDTSGRQISGWTNKLIWGDNKLILSSLKNGPLRKEIEAQGGLKLIYIDPPFDVGADFSMNIEIGEESFTKKPSVIEEIAFRDTWGNGADSFIAMIYERLKLMYDLLADDGSIYVHCDWRVNSYMRLVLDEIFGKNNFRNEIIWYYYNKMQGNVGRFASNHDTIIWYSKTNKYKFLPIREKREQMVKQIKRVWDKNTSKLVNAKDENGHVIYIEATERTIDDVWRISMLQPADKTQNLEYPTQKPEALIERIIRASSNEGDLVADFFCGSGSTIAVAEKLGRKWIGSDLGKFGIHTSRKRMVGVQRELKKASKDFRAFEVLNVGRYERENYLSVNDDLRAEEKAKQAERKEKEFVKLIISAYKAESVESFVNIVGKKRDRLVAVGPINMPVSSKLVQDIVTECKEKGITKIDVLGFDYEMGLDFSEYKDHGIDIAFRIIPREVFDKKVVEKGQVKFYDVAFIEVKSIVKGGKNNKEVAIELTDFSVFYNQDDSGEIAEALRPGASKIVVEDGQVVKISKDKKSEEISKEILTKKWSDWIDYWAVDFDFASRKEIIKVMENGKEKEVWTGDYIFDNEWQSFRTKKNRNLDLISAFKPVPKGNYKVAVKVVDIFGNDTTKVIEVRV
- a CDS encoding DNA methyltransferase — translated: MKNLKSNQNQKIDITYVDISQLKPSVYNPRKWTPEAMENLKESIRRFGAVDPVIVNCGAGRENVLIGGHMRIQSLKELGEKTVPVVFVNIPDQEKEKELNIRLNKNAGEFDLDLLAEFDPNLLAGIGFSSEEIDQIFEVDDTPEEFDLQKELAKLDIKEIELKKGDVVQLGESRLMVGDSTIKEDVFKLMNGEKADMCLTDPPYILDYLHGKTKHGTATKGFGYKRDRQYLETDSLPPDFTELWMNNIAEIQKPSFSIIVYELWKNIREIWGEMEKHWRVKNMIVWHLPNRHQGFSAKYKFFSKHDIAMVGASKSTDLEFNYTPEQDGLQEEYETALYAISGKPHWEGYKKGKKIMPTDFIEYNASDEKHSGQGVVFGTKPVEILIPYIKVLTKRGDLVVEPFGGSGSTLIAATKMKRRCYIMEKSPVYAEVIKKRWEKLTGQKGMKIL